In Brachybacterium fresconis, the genomic stretch CCGACGAACGTCATGCGAACTGCAGCGGCGTGATCGCAGCAACCTTGTCGCGCAGCGCCCGACGCTCGAGCCGCAGCTCGTAGTTCGACTGCAGGTTCATCCACAGCTCCTCGGAGGTCCCGAAGTATCGAGCGAGACGGATCGCCGTATCCGCGGTGATCCCCCGCTTGCCGTGCACGATCTCGTTGATCCTGCGTGGTGGCACACCGATGGACACGGCAAGCTTGTTCTGCGTGATCCCGAAGCCCTCGATGAAATCCTCCATCAGGATCTCTCCAGGATGGATCGGCTCGATCAGGTCGCTCTCAGTGGTAGTCGACGAGTTCGACATTGTCCGCACCTCCCTCTCTCCAGACGAAGCAGAGACGCCATTGCGCGTTGACGCGGATGCTGTGCTGCCCGCGTCGGTCGCCGACAAGACGCTCCAGGCGGTTTCCAGGCGGAACCCGGAGTTCCTCGACATCCTTCGCCGCATGGATCAGCTCGAGCTTCCGCAAGGCCGCCCGTTGCACCATCCGATCAACGCCTTTGACGTACTGCTCATGCCAGATGCGCTCGGTGTCCTTGCTGCCGAACGATCTGATCACGCCATCAGTATATAACGCGCACCGTCATTAACGCTAGACGTTAAATCGGAACTCCACCACGTCGCCGTCCTTCATGACGTAGTCCTTGCCCTCCATGCGCACCTTGCCCTTGGCCTTGGCCTCGGCCATGGATCCGGCCTCCATGAGATGGTCGAAGGAGACGATCTCGGCCTTGATGAAGCCGCGCTCGA encodes the following:
- a CDS encoding type II toxin-antitoxin system RelE/ParE family toxin — its product is MIRSFGSKDTERIWHEQYVKGVDRMVQRAALRKLELIHAAKDVEELRVPPGNRLERLVGDRRGQHSIRVNAQWRLCFVWREGGADNVELVDYH
- a CDS encoding HigA family addiction module antitoxin; its protein translation is MSNSSTTTESDLIEPIHPGEILMEDFIEGFGITQNKLAVSIGVPPRRINEIVHGKRGITADTAIRLARYFGTSEELWMNLQSNYELRLERRALRDKVAAITPLQFA